One genomic window of Undibacterium cyanobacteriorum includes the following:
- a CDS encoding DUF4214 domain-containing protein, which produces MPKLDTIKASFLSGWNHIDALLDTGPGWNWLTPSRTVLYYSFSVTEGTDPKSNGVSGALTAFNIMQKNAVREILNTLNQITGITFSEVANGTKADLHFANANITNANNAGLTQWTFNYSYDPSQTIVSYVAQAYVYVDNAESGDRYAAPAAGNYAYELLMHEIGHAMGLKHPFEGSVTLPAEEDNTDYTLMSYQQTNLHSVYGPDDIAALKWLYGGDGLGGNLGVGSQGKYFYATEKNDAVQATAGNDVIDGQGGNDTVNFGSNRASYKINLGSAIGGGMTVVGKEGTDALLNIERLHFTDMTVNLQVQAVASSISAIELMRLEELYVAFFNRVPDADGLQYWINDLKGGRSLMQIAESFYGAGIAFSALTGYTKDMTNEAFVNVIYKNVLGRVDGADPEGLQYWTNALSSGVDNHGSLVLKILYSAHTFKGDSQYGWVADLLDNKVTVAHAFAVKAGLNYNSDNDSIAKGMQIAALVTPTDTSAALSLIGISPDQYNLST; this is translated from the coding sequence TTACTCGATACTGGTCCTGGTTGGAATTGGCTTACCCCAAGCCGAACTGTTTTGTATTACAGTTTTTCGGTGACCGAAGGCACTGATCCGAAAAGTAATGGCGTAAGCGGCGCACTGACGGCATTTAACATCATGCAAAAAAATGCGGTGCGTGAAATTCTGAACACCTTGAACCAGATTACTGGTATTACTTTTTCGGAAGTGGCGAACGGCACCAAGGCGGACCTGCATTTTGCCAATGCCAATATCACCAATGCGAATAATGCTGGTTTGACGCAATGGACCTTTAACTACTCTTACGACCCCAGTCAGACAATCGTCAGCTATGTCGCTCAGGCCTACGTGTATGTCGACAATGCCGAATCAGGTGATCGTTACGCGGCGCCAGCCGCTGGCAATTACGCATATGAACTCTTAATGCATGAGATCGGTCATGCGATGGGATTAAAGCATCCTTTTGAAGGCTCAGTGACTTTGCCTGCAGAAGAAGATAACACTGACTATACCTTGATGTCGTATCAGCAAACCAATTTGCACTCAGTGTATGGCCCCGACGATATCGCTGCTTTGAAGTGGTTGTATGGGGGCGATGGACTAGGCGGAAATCTTGGAGTTGGCTCACAGGGAAAATACTTCTATGCCACTGAAAAGAATGACGCAGTTCAAGCAACGGCGGGTAATGATGTGATTGATGGCCAAGGTGGTAACGATACGGTCAACTTTGGTAGCAATCGAGCCTCTTATAAAATAAATCTAGGTAGCGCGATCGGTGGCGGTATGACGGTGGTTGGTAAAGAAGGGACCGATGCTTTACTCAATATCGAGCGCCTCCACTTCACGGACATGACCGTCAATTTACAGGTGCAGGCGGTGGCCTCATCGATTTCAGCGATCGAATTAATGCGCCTTGAAGAACTCTATGTCGCCTTCTTTAACCGAGTACCAGATGCAGATGGATTGCAATACTGGATCAACGATTTGAAAGGTGGCCGCAGTTTGATGCAAATTGCCGAGTCCTTCTACGGTGCAGGAATTGCTTTCTCAGCGCTGACCGGCTACACCAAGGACATGACGAATGAAGCCTTCGTGAATGTCATCTATAAAAATGTGTTGGGCCGTGTCGATGGCGCCGATCCTGAAGGCTTGCAATATTGGACGAATGCTTTATCGAGTGGTGTTGATAATCACGGCAGTTTGGTTCTAAAGATTTTGTATAGCGCACACACTTTCAAAGGTGACTCGCAGTACGGTTGGGTGGCCGATCTTCTCGACAATAAAGTCACTGTGGCACATGCCTTTGCCGTCAAGGCAGGGCTCAACTATAACAGCGACAATGATTCCATTGCCAAAGGCATGCAGATCGCAGCCCTAGTGACACCCACCGATACCAGTGCTGCTCTGAGCCTGATCGGCATTAGTCCTGACCAATATAATTTATCGACTTAG